From Phycisphaerae bacterium, one genomic window encodes:
- a CDS encoding DNRLRE domain-containing protein — protein MKNMTSLFTERLRSSMIFVVVGVLAVVVAGCPLDDVILKEPSELATVFNRWHEIPGAIWCSELDSHGTAPALMPSDPTRYIVAGYSNSYDGGTAPFPCPHYFGLWAMGAVRFDLDDIESVSKATLQVFPGEKLDDEKAANEVMILVATASWNQRVEVVDPSSRDPVDHAPFVASEIRDLQGETWVPRPVRVTDPTRRDVFSIGVTDIVRAWVGGDIQNHGFAISPIETTILQNWNGEFMSEYSFVLRIEP, from the coding sequence ATGAAAAACATGACATCACTGTTCACAGAGCGTTTGCGCTCCTCGATGATCTTCGTGGTCGTCGGTGTGCTGGCGGTGGTTGTTGCTGGATGCCCGCTGGACGACGTCATACTAAAGGAACCTAGCGAGCTAGCCACCGTGTTCAACCGCTGGCACGAGATTCCCGGCGCGATCTGGTGCAGCGAACTGGACAGTCATGGGACTGCGCCAGCCCTGATGCCGAGCGATCCGACGAGATATATCGTGGCCGGATATTCCAACTCTTACGACGGCGGTACCGCCCCTTTCCCGTGTCCGCATTATTTTGGTCTCTGGGCGATGGGAGCTGTTAGGTTTGACCTGGACGATATTGAATCCGTCAGCAAGGCGACGCTCCAGGTCTTTCCCGGAGAGAAGCTCGATGATGAGAAGGCCGCGAATGAGGTAATGATCCTGGTCGCCACGGCTTCATGGAACCAGCGTGTGGAAGTAGTTGATCCATCGTCCCGTGATCCGGTTGACCACGCGCCGTTCGTCGCTTCCGAAATACGCGATTTGCAAGGGGAAACCTGGGTGCCACGGCCGGTGCGAGTTACCGACCCTACGCGAAGGGACGTTTTCAGCATCGGTGTCACCGACATCGTTCGCGCTTGGGTTGGTGGCGATATACAAAACCACGGGTTTGCGATTTCACCGATTGAGACGACAATCTTGCAAAACTGGAATGGAGAATTCATGAGTGAATACTCCTTTGTATTGAGGATCGAGCCCTGA
- a CDS encoding tail fiber domain-containing protein, which translates to MFRNDFVSIFTVVLGTVGGASVASAGLLDTAITYQGQVKKDGIPWDGTCDLEFSIWSAASGGSQLHGPIAKTNIMVEDGLFTVDDLDFGAAPFDSDPKWLGIRVRCPAGGGTYHPLDPRQPLTAAPYALQTRGMFVDNIGRVGVAKPDPDFMFDVNAQATGGRGLRIARSGGASSIEINQEDGAPDRKTWRVSASGELFQVRTVDDNGSVIDTPLTITRTGLVGVGASPAAKLDVDGDIRARSLLLADEAVWVANSLTLDGQNDRIYSINGSLSFGDNDVSTSGLIESSSKGFKFPDGTVQTTASIGSGDGHSLDASDGNPVDALFVDAAGKVGIGTAAPRRSLDVLGQMTLRTGTPTNPGMWITSVTDVDEWFFGRSLQGSGNKLGFWKDSWHMTIRDDGHVGIGTTDPATKLHVEHGVANEEAIRAVHTLADDNTPAILGDHSVTEWKGVGVKGVGGLYGVLGTVAPPAATASKGGPRTFTGVVGDVYGGSERNVGVYGTARNGAQNYGVRGDADSGSGVNYGVYGSAYASTGTSYGVYGTASGNFGRGVVGLATYSAGVTSGVHGQSASSSGKAVSAAATASSGTNYAVWGSTSSPSGFGAFFTGPAGSRNYFERSIGIGTTDPLVPLAVQKSITSNQVGITQDQIGGSKTMELTTSDGSDDDGDGEPEQATRLLLRGGNDAADIEFYRGARGSEELSMFIEGNTGNVGIGTRVPGSHQLAIVGGNNSVSGATLHVDNTSTGTGIAADFRSNGSDSTIVIGNDGTGDLIRAFSSAQTCCPLFQITHIGRVGMGRNTAPAHPLHVGTNSTNGNGAHLTNGGVWTNGSDRNSKQGFEDIDTQEVLRKVVDLPITRWQYKSEPPEVRHIGPVAQDFYAAFGTGEDDRYIGTIDADGVALAAIQGLHEVVQQKDEAIRAQRREIETLVNRIDRLEAALGSLVNSSEESER; encoded by the coding sequence ATGTTCCGAAACGACTTTGTGTCCATTTTCACAGTGGTGCTGGGCACGGTTGGAGGGGCGTCAGTTGCTTCCGCCGGGCTACTGGATACGGCGATCACGTACCAAGGCCAGGTCAAGAAAGACGGTATCCCATGGGACGGGACGTGCGATCTCGAGTTCTCGATCTGGAGTGCCGCATCGGGTGGCTCACAGCTGCACGGGCCGATCGCCAAAACCAACATAATGGTCGAGGACGGGCTGTTCACGGTCGACGATCTGGATTTCGGAGCCGCGCCCTTCGACAGTGATCCCAAGTGGTTGGGGATTCGCGTCCGTTGTCCGGCCGGAGGCGGAACCTATCACCCATTGGACCCACGCCAACCGTTGACGGCGGCACCGTACGCGCTTCAAACACGTGGGATGTTCGTTGACAACATCGGCCGAGTGGGTGTCGCGAAGCCTGACCCGGACTTCATGTTCGATGTAAATGCTCAGGCCACAGGCGGTCGCGGCCTGCGAATTGCCCGCTCGGGCGGGGCGTCAAGTATTGAGATCAATCAAGAGGACGGGGCTCCGGATCGAAAGACCTGGCGCGTCTCGGCGAGTGGCGAGCTGTTCCAGGTGCGTACGGTCGATGACAACGGAAGCGTGATAGACACGCCCCTGACGATCACGCGCACTGGGTTGGTCGGGGTTGGTGCATCTCCGGCCGCGAAATTGGATGTGGACGGTGATATCCGCGCCAGGTCATTGTTGCTGGCCGATGAGGCAGTTTGGGTGGCCAACTCGCTCACACTGGACGGCCAGAACGACCGCATCTATTCGATCAACGGGTCCCTCAGTTTCGGGGACAACGACGTATCTACATCAGGACTCATCGAATCCAGCAGTAAGGGATTCAAGTTTCCCGACGGCACGGTCCAAACGACAGCCAGTATCGGGTCTGGCGACGGCCATTCCCTTGACGCTTCCGATGGGAATCCGGTGGACGCGCTTTTCGTAGACGCCGCGGGCAAGGTCGGGATCGGCACAGCCGCACCTCGCCGCAGTCTCGATGTGCTTGGCCAGATGACGCTTCGCACCGGCACGCCAACCAACCCTGGCATGTGGATCACGAGTGTGACCGACGTGGACGAATGGTTCTTCGGTCGGTCTCTGCAAGGCAGTGGAAACAAGCTTGGCTTCTGGAAAGACTCGTGGCACATGACGATCCGAGACGACGGCCATGTTGGCATCGGCACCACGGATCCCGCAACTAAGTTGCACGTTGAACACGGGGTGGCGAATGAGGAAGCGATCCGCGCCGTGCACACTCTTGCTGACGACAATACGCCGGCCATCCTGGGCGACCATTCGGTGACCGAATGGAAGGGCGTCGGCGTAAAGGGCGTCGGAGGATTGTACGGTGTTCTTGGTACTGTTGCACCTCCCGCTGCCACCGCAAGTAAAGGAGGCCCCCGCACTTTCACCGGCGTAGTTGGCGATGTCTACGGCGGTTCTGAGAGAAATGTAGGGGTGTATGGCACAGCACGAAATGGCGCGCAGAATTACGGCGTTCGTGGCGATGCCGACAGCGGCAGCGGCGTCAACTATGGCGTGTATGGCAGCGCTTACGCTTCCACGGGCACCAGCTACGGCGTGTACGGGACTGCTTCTGGTAACTTCGGAAGGGGCGTTGTCGGGTTAGCCACCTATAGTGCCGGGGTGACCAGTGGGGTACACGGTCAGAGCGCCAGCTCGTCGGGCAAAGCCGTTTCGGCGGCGGCGACCGCGTCGAGCGGTACCAACTATGCCGTGTGGGGTAGCACGAGCAGCCCAAGTGGTTTCGGGGCTTTCTTCACGGGCCCTGCCGGGAGCCGGAACTACTTCGAGCGGAGCATCGGCATCGGCACAACAGACCCACTCGTTCCACTCGCTGTTCAAAAGTCCATAACAAGCAACCAAGTCGGCATCACGCAGGACCAGATCGGCGGCAGTAAAACCATGGAGCTGACTACGTCCGACGGGTCCGACGACGATGGCGACGGAGAACCGGAGCAGGCGACGCGACTGCTCCTTCGTGGCGGTAACGACGCCGCAGACATTGAGTTTTATAGGGGAGCCCGTGGCTCGGAAGAACTGTCGATGTTCATCGAGGGCAACACCGGAAATGTGGGCATTGGTACAAGAGTCCCGGGTTCGCACCAATTGGCGATCGTAGGGGGCAACAACAGCGTATCCGGCGCCACGCTCCACGTAGACAATACCAGCACAGGTACCGGAATCGCCGCCGACTTCCGCTCAAATGGAAGCGATTCCACGATAGTCATCGGGAACGACGGGACCGGTGATCTGATTCGTGCCTTCAGCTCCGCGCAAACGTGCTGTCCGTTGTTCCAGATCACCCACATAGGGCGGGTAGGAATGGGCAGGAACACAGCGCCGGCCCATCCACTCCACGTGGGAACCAACAGCACCAATGGTAACGGCGCGCACTTGACAAACGGTGGCGTCTGGACCAACGGAAGTGACCGGAACTCCAAGCAAGGATTCGAGGACATCGACACGCAGGAGGTCCTCCGCAAGGTCGTCGATCTACCCATTACGCGCTGGCAGTACAAGAGTGAACCGCCGGAGGTTCGGCACATCGGTCCGGTGGCTCAGGACTTCTACGCCGCCTTCGGAACGGGAGAGGACGACCGGTATATCGGCACGATCGATGCGGACGGCGTGGCCCTAGCGGCCATTCAAGGATTGCACGAAGTCGTTCAGCAAAAGGACGAAGCGATCCGTGCGCAGCGCCGGGAGATTGAGACCCTCGTAAACCGCATCGATCGGCTCGAGGCCGCCTTGGGATCGCTTGTCAACTCCAGCGAGGAGTCCGAGCGATGA
- a CDS encoding type II secretion system protein, with the protein MDRTSRRTGFTLIELLVVIAILSALIAILLPSLSRARDLAKLTTCGSQMRQLVSAVHSYGIDHQDRFPAGPGGPFLFDPTTSWADNAMIVFYSATAQSYAAHGLLVEQKLIEPDLLFCPGDEFGGTSEEWLASHRTSDGLSSYLFRHLQQTSRSNVSTLGRNETNDAAQAVLLDANQSAPIADWRRRNHNGTDVNIAFLDGHVSRFGNDKGAFSVTEKDFAEFPRSLRHRIDQVLIAADFAAGGDPNAAPKLEARKR; encoded by the coding sequence ATGGACCGGACTAGCCGACGAACCGGATTTACGCTCATTGAGCTACTTGTAGTCATCGCCATTCTCTCCGCGCTCATCGCGATCCTGTTGCCCTCGCTATCCCGAGCAAGGGACCTCGCCAAGCTAACGACGTGCGGTAGTCAAATGCGCCAACTTGTCTCCGCGGTGCATTCCTACGGCATTGATCATCAGGATCGATTCCCCGCAGGCCCGGGCGGGCCCTTCCTCTTTGATCCCACGACATCATGGGCTGACAACGCCATGATCGTTTTCTATTCTGCCACGGCGCAGTCTTACGCCGCTCACGGCCTCTTGGTAGAGCAGAAACTCATTGAGCCCGATCTGTTGTTCTGTCCGGGAGATGAATTTGGCGGAACCTCCGAGGAGTGGCTGGCTTCGCACAGAACATCGGATGGCCTAAGTTCATATCTGTTCCGCCATCTTCAACAGACCAGTCGGAGCAATGTCAGTACCTTGGGCCGAAACGAGACGAACGACGCCGCGCAGGCTGTCCTATTGGATGCGAATCAGTCTGCACCTATAGCTGACTGGCGCCGGCGAAATCACAATGGCACCGATGTGAACATTGCATTTCTGGATGGGCACGTGTCTCGCTTCGGCAACGACAAGGGTGCGTTCTCCGTGACCGAAAAGGACTTTGCGGAGTTTCCGAGATCACTGCGTCACCGAATCGACCAGGTCCTCATTGCGGCAGACTTCGCGGCAGGAGGTGACCCAAACGCCGCACCGAAACTTGAAGCTCGGAAACGGTAA
- a CDS encoding diadenylate cyclase encodes MVAIFDYLERSFRWADVADIGLVALLLYTFLLWFKSTASRQILIGVGILFAVYGFARAFDLYMTTYLFQAVLAFSAIAAIVVFQEDIRRGFIRIASLGSMRQGHPQTLEKQVDILVEAAFDFARRRIGALIIAQGSESLGRHLRGGVAADARISKAILDSIFDPHSMGHDGAVIIDGDRISHFAVRLPLSENSEEIGAKGTRHSAALGLSERSDAFIIVVSEERGEVRVARSGKFELVTRPMDLKQRLDHFVHRTHPRSAADLRRRLLIENLGLKVTALLIAIVAWFMVSFEADTIHKTFVVPVEYRKLPETMDISDDAPTQVRVTLTGYERAFSLLAPSALKVSLDMSRVEEGPQQVVIDESSIKLPSNLTLFRTAPRILTFSVHTWAKGRIPIELRTEGRLPRSLRDRELQIIPDAVRGMVWRSSLTSSTRIYTEPVDLARFADVQEIRAKLVIPEFLRPDSDQPTDARVTLSAPREPDGEPPAPEANR; translated from the coding sequence ATGGTCGCAATCTTCGACTATTTGGAGCGTTCGTTTCGTTGGGCGGATGTCGCCGACATCGGCCTCGTGGCCCTGCTCCTGTACACATTCCTGCTGTGGTTCAAGTCTACGGCGTCCCGCCAGATCCTCATCGGTGTTGGCATTCTCTTCGCGGTGTACGGATTTGCCAGGGCGTTCGACCTGTACATGACGACGTACCTGTTTCAGGCGGTCCTGGCCTTTTCGGCGATTGCCGCGATCGTCGTGTTCCAGGAGGACATTCGCCGTGGGTTCATTCGAATCGCATCGCTTGGATCGATGCGACAGGGTCATCCTCAGACCCTGGAAAAGCAAGTGGATATCCTGGTCGAAGCGGCCTTCGATTTTGCGCGGAGAAGAATCGGCGCACTGATCATCGCCCAAGGTTCGGAATCACTTGGCCGCCACCTACGGGGCGGAGTGGCCGCCGATGCCAGGATCAGCAAGGCAATTCTCGACAGCATCTTTGATCCTCATTCCATGGGCCATGACGGGGCGGTCATCATTGATGGCGACAGGATTTCCCACTTTGCGGTGCGCCTCCCGCTTTCGGAGAACAGTGAGGAGATCGGGGCCAAGGGCACTCGTCACAGCGCGGCCCTCGGGTTGAGCGAACGATCAGACGCATTCATTATCGTCGTCTCGGAGGAACGCGGCGAAGTCAGGGTGGCACGAAGCGGGAAGTTCGAATTGGTCACTCGGCCGATGGACTTGAAACAGCGGCTGGATCACTTCGTGCATCGGACCCATCCTCGCTCCGCGGCTGACTTGCGGCGCCGTCTTCTCATTGAAAACCTGGGCCTGAAGGTAACCGCCCTGCTCATCGCCATCGTGGCATGGTTTATGGTGAGCTTCGAGGCTGATACGATACACAAGACGTTTGTCGTACCTGTCGAATATCGCAAGCTTCCCGAAACCATGGACATTAGCGACGACGCGCCAACACAGGTTCGCGTAACGCTCACCGGCTACGAACGGGCGTTCAGCCTGCTTGCTCCGAGTGCCCTGAAAGTTTCATTGGACATGAGCCGGGTTGAAGAGGGTCCGCAGCAGGTGGTCATTGACGAATCGAGCATCAAGCTACCGTCCAACCTCACGCTTTTTAGAACCGCCCCCCGGATATTGACATTCAGCGTTCATACGTGGGCCAAGGGACGTATCCCCATCGAGCTGCGAACAGAAGGGCGACTGCCACGAAGTTTGAGGGACCGTGAACTGCAGATCATTCCCGACGCGGTGCGCGGCATGGTCTGGCGCTCAAGCCTGACATCGTCAACGAGGATTTACACCGAACCTGTCGATTTAGCCCGATTTGCCGACGTCCAGGAAATCCGTGCAAAGTTGGTCATCCCGGAGTTCTTGCGCCCCGATAGTGATCAGCCGACCGACGCTCGGGTCACGCTGAGTGCTCCGCGGGAGCCCGATGGCGAGCCCCCGGCCCCGGAGGCGAACCGGTAG
- a CDS encoding magnesium transporter, which produces MAEELATLATVVRRDVFTLDCFADSAEAARELGKRRFFAAPVVDTEKRLLGIVKAEQLIRGAQSDVADSIQRMFGGSPDERAFSAISFSIRKRLPWLHVNLATAFLAAFVVSLFEGVIARITILAVFLPVVAGQGGNAGAQSLAIVMRGLVMREIPRHRVGALVAKEGLLGLITGTVTGIVTGIVAWLWQGNVMLGVVIGLGMIVNLFFAGLSGAAIPVVMRALGWDPAQCSSIILTTVTDVVGFIAFLGFAVLFQSHLV; this is translated from the coding sequence TTGGCCGAGGAGTTAGCGACCCTTGCAACGGTCGTTCGTCGGGACGTATTCACGCTTGACTGCTTCGCGGATTCTGCGGAAGCAGCTCGCGAACTGGGGAAAAGAAGGTTCTTTGCGGCGCCGGTTGTCGATACGGAGAAGCGACTTCTGGGAATCGTGAAAGCCGAACAGCTTATTCGTGGAGCCCAATCCGACGTCGCCGACAGTATCCAGCGAATGTTCGGAGGCAGCCCGGACGAGCGGGCATTCTCAGCGATCTCCTTCTCAATTCGAAAGCGCCTGCCGTGGCTGCATGTGAACCTCGCAACCGCATTTCTGGCTGCCTTTGTGGTTTCGCTGTTTGAGGGCGTGATCGCGCGAATCACAATCTTGGCCGTGTTCCTGCCGGTCGTGGCAGGTCAGGGCGGAAATGCCGGCGCCCAATCGCTCGCTATCGTCATGCGCGGTCTGGTCATGCGCGAGATCCCTCGCCACCGAGTCGGCGCGCTTGTAGCCAAGGAGGGCCTTCTCGGTTTGATCACCGGGACTGTGACGGGCATCGTCACCGGAATCGTCGCCTGGCTCTGGCAAGGCAACGTCATGCTGGGTGTCGTCATTGGTCTTGGTATGATCGTCAACCTATTCTTCGCGGGCCTCTCGGGCGCGGCAATACCGGTTGTAATGAGAGCTCTCGGGTGGGATCCCGCTCAATGTTCGAGCATTATCCTCACCACCGTAACGGATGTTGTGGGCTTCATCGCGTTCCTCGGTTTCGCAGTGTTGTTCCAGAGCCATCTCGTTTAG
- a CDS encoding S8 family serine peptidase produces MPRIHAPTVRSSALLTSLLVLIGQAACNTHPHQGDQDTLTSIPGDNDAPASEAIPQISNPGIEPTYSTDYPDLPGMEISHDTLHIVFTLDTTVAEANAIIQGLNAEIIFGLPGKAGKVEGVMSLRLPTRSHAELVPILESLSQNPNVKHVVPDTRVDETLVPQPNEGIPAAWTWDSTQGDGNWGLKRCRVPQMWNMLAAINKTGSSTVTGVFDVGFAPHPDLNCAQDLTPTAMPSPSSADHGTHVAGTIGAAYNNGAGVDGVDPAADLIVYRRGSLTSFCDMLEQRPDIRVVNVSLGYNWYKQNIDPNNNLVAQATASTAGAIFDAMIDAIELQQDAPLVVVSAGNESNKNGAGAVEARHSSLYANAGLEHGNEHILVVEALDDTPGSTGDTSLSSFSSINGNISAPGRGIWSTVGPDSVDFDTAYGSKNGTSMATPHVAGLVGFLLAVEPDLTNAQIRELLLANSVPAFGGASNRIDAWATMMDIDRVMEGDEVLRMWLDIDDGTPDGNQRTDIADGTVFDDEDADNDGGIGDGEIDMSDFRRWRDWLLQVEDPGGLALDGTTDHFKKDVNGDGDVGSAADESIYPRGDFNGDGVLDRDSLSYVPGAINDSVTDLGVLQSRFDDDRYDAADLPGLVESADLEISAAQCFEAEGSVRVTSSVRLAGMPAEPEREHISGQPREVYTLPVNTTMYKATISAFDAEGALIGTREKDFDLQDLGWDAQWIPNCSPLDIDVVFPELVFPGEPTPLSVRVGKVNDEGVTVYGSSIFVDIVVAGGTVTNALDFTDDNGLFETTATITEGNDLLTLFITAQDDDGNTVTKIVEARATGGPVEVIGRMSQLYATAVFIEDGTNGSTNIIPLNGTGPFERELTVSDRTTRGTSTQDSSLVIDPDLGLTGASMGGTVHAENSGEGVGSEFAIRAEAATEFNLSFAIPANTFYQYSATGLISRGGDGKYFFGVYTGPFDVTGQNTNIDVNNETGSSASISDTRVLGPGNYSIRIRIFTSVFFGDTGLTSEGEVDFTMTLTPTVDPEGDDS; encoded by the coding sequence GTGCCTCGAATTCACGCCCCTACAGTCCGGTCCTCTGCCCTGCTCACATCGCTGCTTGTCCTAATCGGTCAAGCAGCCTGCAACACGCACCCCCACCAAGGAGACCAGGATACGCTTACCTCTATCCCTGGGGACAACGACGCACCGGCCAGCGAGGCCATACCGCAAATCAGCAACCCGGGCATCGAACCGACGTACTCCACCGACTATCCTGATCTCCCCGGCATGGAGATTTCCCACGACACACTGCACATCGTCTTTACGCTGGATACAACCGTGGCGGAAGCCAATGCCATCATCCAAGGGCTGAATGCCGAGATCATCTTCGGTCTGCCCGGCAAAGCCGGCAAGGTCGAGGGCGTCATGTCGCTGCGACTGCCTACCCGCAGTCACGCCGAACTTGTCCCCATCCTCGAGTCGCTTAGCCAGAATCCGAATGTCAAGCACGTGGTGCCGGATACCCGGGTCGATGAAACGCTTGTTCCGCAACCGAACGAAGGTATTCCCGCCGCATGGACCTGGGATTCAACACAGGGTGACGGCAACTGGGGACTCAAGCGTTGTCGCGTCCCCCAGATGTGGAACATGCTGGCCGCCATCAACAAGACAGGGTCGTCGACCGTCACCGGCGTCTTTGACGTGGGCTTTGCTCCCCACCCCGATTTGAACTGCGCTCAGGACCTCACGCCCACAGCCATGCCGTCACCTTCGTCGGCCGACCACGGAACGCACGTCGCCGGAACGATTGGCGCGGCGTACAACAATGGCGCGGGCGTCGACGGCGTCGACCCGGCCGCCGACCTAATCGTCTACCGGCGCGGCTCTTTGACGAGCTTTTGCGACATGCTCGAGCAGCGGCCGGATATTCGCGTCGTGAACGTGAGCTTGGGCTACAACTGGTATAAGCAAAACATCGATCCCAATAACAACCTCGTGGCCCAGGCAACGGCATCGACCGCTGGTGCCATCTTTGACGCCATGATTGACGCGATCGAGCTCCAGCAGGACGCACCGCTGGTCGTCGTATCCGCCGGAAATGAATCGAATAAGAATGGCGCTGGCGCGGTGGAAGCGCGCCATTCATCCCTGTACGCCAACGCCGGACTCGAACACGGCAACGAGCACATCCTGGTTGTGGAAGCGCTGGACGATACACCCGGCAGCACCGGTGACACATCCCTGTCATCCTTTTCGTCCATAAACGGCAACATCTCAGCACCGGGAAGAGGCATTTGGAGCACGGTCGGGCCGGACAGCGTTGACTTCGACACCGCATACGGTTCCAAGAACGGCACGTCGATGGCGACGCCACACGTCGCTGGGCTGGTCGGCTTCCTGCTGGCCGTAGAGCCCGATTTGACCAACGCCCAGATACGGGAGTTGCTGTTGGCCAACAGCGTGCCCGCATTCGGAGGAGCCTCGAATCGAATCGACGCCTGGGCCACGATGATGGACATCGACCGCGTGATGGAAGGTGACGAAGTGCTGCGCATGTGGCTTGACATCGATGACGGGACGCCGGATGGCAACCAGCGCACGGACATCGCCGACGGAACGGTGTTCGATGACGAAGACGCCGACAACGACGGGGGCATCGGCGACGGCGAAATCGACATGTCCGACTTCCGGCGCTGGCGCGACTGGCTGCTGCAGGTCGAGGATCCCGGGGGACTCGCACTCGACGGAACCACCGACCACTTTAAGAAAGACGTCAACGGTGACGGCGACGTGGGCAGTGCGGCCGACGAGAGTATCTATCCACGCGGCGATTTCAACGGCGATGGCGTGCTGGACCGCGATTCGCTCAGCTACGTACCGGGAGCCATCAACGATTCCGTCACGGACCTGGGCGTGCTGCAGTCTCGATTTGATGACGATCGCTATGACGCCGCCGACCTGCCCGGCCTGGTCGAGTCGGCCGACCTGGAAATCTCCGCGGCGCAGTGCTTCGAGGCAGAAGGCAGCGTGCGCGTAACCTCTTCGGTTCGGCTCGCTGGTATGCCTGCCGAACCGGAACGTGAGCACATCAGTGGTCAGCCGCGAGAGGTGTACACCCTTCCGGTCAACACAACCATGTACAAAGCCACGATCAGCGCTTTCGACGCCGAAGGTGCCCTGATTGGCACGAGGGAGAAGGATTTCGACCTGCAGGACCTCGGCTGGGACGCGCAATGGATCCCGAACTGCAGTCCGTTGGACATCGACGTTGTGTTCCCGGAACTGGTCTTCCCCGGCGAGCCGACGCCCTTGTCCGTTCGCGTCGGGAAGGTCAACGACGAGGGAGTGACCGTTTACGGTTCGAGTATTTTCGTCGACATCGTTGTGGCGGGAGGTACTGTCACGAACGCGCTGGATTTCACAGACGACAACGGCCTCTTTGAGACAACGGCAACGATTACCGAAGGCAACGACCTGCTGACGTTGTTCATCACCGCCCAGGACGACGACGGGAACACGGTCACTAAAATCGTGGAAGCAAGGGCTACGGGTGGGCCGGTTGAGGTGATTGGGCGGATGTCGCAACTGTACGCAACGGCTGTCTTTATTGAAGACGGCACGAACGGCAGCACCAACATCATCCCACTTAACGGGACGGGACCATTCGAGAGAGAGCTGACCGTCTCCGACAGAACGACCAGAGGCACGTCAACGCAGGATTCGTCCCTCGTTATCGACCCCGATCTTGGGCTTACCGGCGCGAGCATGGGCGGAACCGTTCATGCGGAGAACTCCGGTGAAGGCGTCGGCAGCGAATTCGCCATTCGGGCGGAAGCGGCAACCGAGTTTAATCTGAGCTTCGCCATACCCGCCAATACGTTCTACCAGTATTCCGCCACCGGTCTCATCTCGCGCGGCGGCGACGGAAAGTACTTCTTTGGTGTCTACACAGGGCCGTTCGATGTGACTGGGCAGAATACCAACATTGACGTAAACAACGAGACCGGATCTTCCGCCAGCATCTCCGACACGCGCGTGCTCGGACCAGGTAACTACTCGATACGGATACGAATTTTCACGTCGGTCTTCTTCGGAGACACGGGTCTGACTTCTGAGGGCGAAGTTGACTTCACCATGACCCTCACGCCGACGGTCGATCCCGAGGGCGACGATTCGTAG
- a CDS encoding magnesium transporter, whose protein sequence is MPEESAMGVAKLLPADLVAQILPHLQLNFAAALIKDVDPEVSKAVVHAMEPKRAATLLMRMPREALERLLPHAPQRLKDEARELLVYPEDSVGRIMMTDYLSFRESDTVLDAIRKIRQLASRQFPAS, encoded by the coding sequence ATGCCGGAAGAGAGCGCCATGGGAGTTGCCAAGCTGCTGCCGGCGGACCTCGTTGCACAAATTCTTCCGCATCTGCAGCTGAATTTTGCTGCCGCGCTGATCAAGGACGTTGACCCCGAAGTCTCCAAAGCCGTTGTTCATGCCATGGAGCCCAAGCGGGCGGCAACGCTGCTGATGCGCATGCCGCGGGAGGCATTGGAGCGGTTGCTGCCGCATGCGCCCCAGCGCTTGAAAGACGAGGCTCGGGAGTTGCTCGTCTATCCGGAGGACAGTGTTGGCCGGATCATGATGACGGACTACCTTTCCTTTCGTGAGTCAGACACCGTTCTGGACGCAATCCGCAAAATACGGCAGCTCGCTTCTCGTCAGTTCCCAGCTTCGTAA